The Betta splendens chromosome 12, fBetSpl5.4, whole genome shotgun sequence genome contains the following window.
TTCATGGTCATTGATTCTTTAGAGGTTCCGcattataaaaatatgttttctcTCATCATTTTGACTTTTGATTTTTTCATAACTTAACatcttctttgtttcttttaaaccaaaaagaaacaaagagaaagctGAAGCGAACGCATCACATTTCCCAGGAACTGAATTACCTTTGATTATTGAGCACAGGCTTGCTTCGGTACAGGATGTAGCAATGGGCCAGGGCCACCTCTGCCCACCCTTTGTAGTCAACTTTTATTCTTACTCCAAAATAACACAACATCACTTCGGATATCTTTCTTCTCCCTCCGGTATCTGGAAAGTTGGTGCTTTGCGTTTCGTCACTCGTCTCTCCTCCTTGTTgtccttctctgcagcctttAACAAAGACACCGTCCCATCCCCCAGTCAGCACTCCCTCCCCCACCCACTCCCTCCTCAACTCTCCTTTCCATCCTTCCTCACTTTATCTCCTTCTCACCGTTTTATTTTGTCCTTTATCCTTGGACATATTCATTGTTCTGTTGTCACATCAGGTACTCACCCCAGTGTTTCAGTCAGTTGTCAGTAGATGCATAGAATCATGATGAAGTGATGATCTAACGGCTCATTttaatggtgtgtttgtgtgtaggggCCCTGTGGACGTGCATCGTGCTGAACCCTCACATTAAACCCGAGCAGAAAGCATTATGGCTCCGACAGCTTCGCAAGTGGAGCAGTGTGGACGTCTGTCCCTTGGAGGATGATCACAATGGCAACGAGCTGACCAACGATCTGCTTGAGGCCCACCCAGTCAACCCAGGTGAGATGACACCCATCTGAAGCAGGGACGTCACCTGCTTTTATTAAGTTAGATTCTTCTgcaagtctgttttttttctcagatcTGCTGCTAGTCACTAGCACCCACCGATAGCTGTGGACTTGTGCTTTTTAGTGCAGAGCTTAGTTCTGTTCAGacaccttgtttgtttgttttttttgagagTAGAATACTGAAGTAGCAAAGACCCATTCCTGTTTGCAGATAAATAAGTATGATTGTGATAATGAAAAAGGTTTAATGtgaaataattgtttattagAAAAAACGTAAAAAAAGGTCATATCAAAGCAGAAATGATGCATGAATTGTGAAGACGAAATTGCATGTACAGTGTTTCCAAGCATCTGTTACCTCAGTTGACAGGCAGCTCAATACGCTTTGTGCCCGTTCCTCATTTGTCTCAGATTTACTGACCCGGCCTCACCGGACTCTGTTTACGCGAGCAATCGAGGCCTGCGACCTGCACTGGCAGGACCCCCACCTGCAGCACATCATCACCGAGGACCACTACACAAACtactgttaccatgacaacctcAACAGCTCCCTCTTTGACACCCGGGGGTGGCCCCTGTGGCACGGTGAGGCAGCAGGACGCATGTGGTTGTGAAGACAGATTGAAAGGACAGCCACAGgaaatgaagtgttttttttgcgTATGTGTCTCCACAGAGCACGTCCCCACAGCGTGTGCACGCGTGGACGCCCTCAGATCCCACGGTTACCCCAAGGAAGCACTCAGGCTGGCCATCGCCATAGTCAACACGCTGAAGAGGCAACAGCAGAAGCACCTGGAGTACTTCCGCACTCACAAAAAAGGTTCGTTCATCTTCCACCAGTGTTTTTCAGTTTTGAGGAGTGAGTATAAATGCATCACTAACAGTACGTGTGTTACTGCAGAGCTACTTCATAAAGGTGTAACATCCATCACCAATCCGGAGGGCTGGGTGGGCCACCCGCTGGACCCCATCGGCACCCTGTTCAGGACCCTGATGGAGATCGGTGGGGGCAGCGAGGACGGGGCCGCAGCTTCAGGTACACATACATCCAGATACACAGTGGTTAGTGttgaccacatactatactggGAGCACCTCAGGCCGGCCTCTTTACCTTAACCTTTACCAAATACTATACTAAGACAGACTGAGTCAGTGCTCAAGACCTACAGTACTAATTCACCAATCTTCAATCACACGTATCTGGAACATCGTCTTCCTGTCAGAGCTGCAATCAGCAGCGATGACATACATGCTGTTTGGCCTCCAGTTATCCTCCAATAACAGCTTATGAATAAGAAATGTAGCAAGAAAAACACTCCAATTAAAACGCATTAATTATGCAGACAACTCAGTGAGACGGAtttcaacatactgtagctggaaAAGAGAGACGTACGGAATATCAGGATTGTTTACTCTCCCGGGATAAACTACGAGGTCTGAGGACATCATTAAGCCATTAAAACACATGATTAGCATCCTCAGGAGAACACACACTGTGAAGAAGGAACACTCGAGTGAACAAATAGATCAATACTTTTATCAATACTTGGCCCAAAGGGAACATTTTCCTCCATGCGTCCTCTctcaggagggaggagaatCAGTGGCATTTTAGTGGATCTTTAGTTCTGAAGCTCTCAAAAGGGTTTCAGTGCAGCGCATTTAGGGCAGGGCTCAGGGTATTtcctggagaaaaaaacaaaaatcagaaaacaaaacaatttgtcCAAGAGCCGCTGGGCCGCTCCATCTCCAACGCCCGTCTTCTGTGACCTGCAGGCTCCCTGGGTCCAGGTAGGAGGCCGGTGCAATGTCTCCTGGAGGAAGGAGAGTCGTTCCTGTCGCTGGCGGTGGAGGCGGCTCTGATAGGGTTGGGGCAGCAGAGGGCGATGCCAGACAGCCTCTACTCCCAGGAGAAGTTCTGTCGCAACCAAGAGCATCTCCTGGCAAAACTTCAAGAAGTCGGTTCGGACTCGTTGGTGAAGATCATCCGGAGACAAGCTGTTTACCTGCTAGAGGGTGAGACCCAGTCCTCAATAACGATACATTATATCGgacacttgtttgttttttagttattttatatTGACAAACAAGTAAATCGGTCTTATACATTCATGCAGATTCTCAGCTATGACAGTTTCAAGGCAGATTTATTTGTCTGTAAAACTAGAAACTAATTTAGAAAAATACGTCATATtttagtaaagtaaagtaagtaaattaATTCGTGGGAGATGTTGATTCACAAACTAGATTTTCCCAGAAAGAGCTGATTATTGCAACTTCTCTTTAGGTCATGTTCAGGGTCACCTGATATTTCAGGATGTTTCTGTATCGTCCCTGCACATTTTCCCTTTTAGACAGACATATCAGCCTTAATTATCTCATGCGCAGTGACACAGTTTGCACATTGATGTGTCTCCAGGTTGACTTTGTGCAGACTGAACTGATCTTTAAGTGCCtgtgttgtctgttgtttttccagctgGTCCCTACAGTGGTCTGGGGGAAATAATCCACAGAGAAAGCGTCCCCATGCAGACGTTTGCCAAATATCTCTTCAACTCGCTGCTACCTCATGATGTCGAACTGGCGTATAAAATTGCACTGAGAGCCATGAGGTGAGCTGAAGCTCCCGTCTCTTTGGAGCGATAGCAATGTGAGGAAAAAGGACGAGAGAAGCAGTTTTAGGAAGCAAGGAGCGCAGTTTAATGGCAAAACCTAATTTTGTTGCAATATCCACTAAATAATTCAACAGTGCTGAAACCGAGTTTTAGAAAATGagtgaataataaatatatgcTGTTGTGACCTCCACGGGTGGAAGCGTAACTTTATTTCCTCTCGCCCAGATTAAATCCCTTTGGTTTTGAGGAAATGTAAATCTTGAATTACAATAAAGGAATAATGTGTTTAGTGGGAGGAGGGACTATTTTAAAGCTAAAGGTTTAAGCTGGTAACTTGCCTTCATCAACGGTGTCTAATCAAGCTTTTCTCTGCCCTCAGGCTGCTGGTCCTCGACACCAGGGCCTCCGGTGACCCTAACCATATAGTGAGGTCGGTGGTGTCCAGCCACTACCCTCGCTGGTATGTTCTCAACCACATAGAAGTACAACAGTGTGTGCTGGCCTCCACCATGCTCACTGCTGCTAaaggtacaaacacacacacgttgccaAACTGACAAAGGCAAGTTTTGCAGTGCATCATGACAAATCTGACCATTTTCTCTGAAGTCTAAAAataatctgttgttgtttttttcaccttttttttttcctgctcgtGCTTGTTGTTTTGCCATAACTATAAGATGGATTATTTTAGAATAAAAGAACCACATTGACATTCAGCTAAACATTTTAGCTGCCTTTGCCAGAGGTTGTTACACAACGTACATTCAGCAGACAAACACGTCAATCACATCCTTCCATTGTGTTAATTCATTTCAAATCATGTGCCTTTTTCTTGTGTTGGACTGTTTCAAAGAATGGAAAAATACTATATGatttgtaaaagtaaaaacatgtgGTTATTCCCCGCATTAAAAGGTCTTTTCAATAGGAGGTACAGCTTAAGGGCTCTGAATACTTCCAATCCTCATAACCCACACATTGCTGTGTCAGTGAATGTCTCGCACAGATAAAGCCAATGTAAAGAAATGCCAATtatttgacctctgcctgttgtaCGTCCAGGTGATGCACGTAGGCTCCAAATAGTGTTAGAGTCCATCCAGAAGAACATCCACTCCTCAACCCACATCTTCAAACTGGCCCAGGATGCCTTCAAAATCGCCACTCTCATGGACAGCCTGCCCGACATCACGCTGCTCAAAGTCTCCCTGGAGCTGGGCCTTCAGGTAAACGCAGTAGTTCACCGCAACACAAGCAAATCCgtctcacacaggcagacgcctCACGCAGACATCATCTCTTGTCTCACAGGTGATGCGAATGACCCTGTCTGCCTTGAACTGGCGGAGGAGAGAAATGGTGCGATGGCTCGTCACATGTGCGACAGAAGTTGGTAAGTCGGTTTAATTCGGCCAGTTATTGAACGCTGCGTAGTAAAGTCTCTATCCAGCAAAAATGAAAATGGGTCAAAGATGCTAGAGCTGGGTTCATAAATCatttagtttaaatatttaaaactgaCTTTATTTGAAAGTGGCTATATGCTGCATAGAGGATCTTAATAAATTTGGACAGATGTTTTTAAGCCAGAATTAGTGTACTGAAAGACACCAGGTCAGGTTCACAGGGACACGCAAGGatttcacaggcctctcagcagGAAGGACCAGCAGGGTGGTGATTATAGAGGACTGCTGGGATGGTTAAGTCCACCTTATGTTTGGACTTGGCTGCTGAAACCCAGAGGCTGATTTCCCTGAAATGGACGGGACCTGTGTCCACAGGGGGAAAAAACCTCCTCCCACGTGATCTGTTGTGAATGAAGAGGACTGAAAAGTCCCTGTGAGCAGTGTGAATGGATCCACTGAGAAGTGGGGCCAGAGCATATGATCAGAATATCCTGGCCTGAGCCTGGAACATCAAAACATCAAGCAGGACGTGCTCTTTTCCACATCTAaccctttctcttttttctgtctAGGTGTGTTTGCGCTGGACAGCATCATGCAGACCTGGTTCACCCTCTTCACGCCTACTGAAGCCACCAGCGTTGTGGCCAGCACCGTGATGTCCAACAGCACCATCGTTCGGATGAACCTGGACTGCCACCAGCAGGAGAACCTGGCCAACTCGGCCCGCACCCTCGCCCTGCAGTGCGCCATGAAGGACCCCCAGAACTGCGCCCTCTCCGCCCTCACGCTGTGCGAGAAGGACCACATCGCCTTCGAGACTGCCTATCAGATTGTACTGGACGCCGCTGCCACGGGAATGAACTACACGCAGCTGTTCACGATAGCGCGCTACATGGAGCACCGCGGCTACCCCATGCGGGCCTACAAGCTAGCCACGTTAGCCATGGCGCACCTGAACCTCAGCTACAACCAGGACACGCACCCGGCCATCAATGACGTGCTGTGGGCGTGCGCCCTCAGCCACTCGCTGGGGAAGAACGAGCTGGCGGCCGTCATCCCCCTGGTGGTGAAGAGCGTGAAGTGCGCCACGGTCTTGTCGGACATTTTGCGGCGGTGCACGCTGACGACGCCGGGCATGGTGGCGCTGCACAGCCGCAGGAACTCGGGGAAGCTGATGTCTCTGGACAAGGCGCCGCtcaggcagctgctggacgCCACGATCGGGGCCTACATCAACACCACACACTCTCGGCTGACGCACATCAGCCCGCGCCACTACAGCGAGTTCATCGAGTTCCTTAGTAAAGCCAGGGAGACGTTCCTGATGGCGCACGACGGACACATCCAGTTCACACAGTTCATAGACAACCTGAAACAGATCTACAAGGGCAAGAAGAAGCTCATGATGCTTGTCAGAGAAAGATTTGGTTGAAAACAGGGAGATTTCAAATAAATCTAATTGCCTTTTATTTTACTTGATTCCTATAATTTAGGACAATGACCTGAAGGAGTAATTAAACACGTTATGAGGTAAAAGGCTCCAAAAATGCAGCACCGATGAAGAAACTACCTTCTGGCTTCAATGTTTCGATGCCTAATGAAGGATAAGAAATAAGCTATCAAACAAATTGGCAGAAAAATTCCTATAAATTGGTCAACTGTAAGGCATCGACATAGGTTTCAACAGTTCTAGCTATAGAATTATAAGTGAGCAGCCCAAGATTATAGGAATGACAAGTAAAATGTATTAAGGTCAAGTttaaaaggaaggagagagcagtgtgtgttagCCTTTATGCGTACGAGCGTAAGCACCACTGACGATACACTGTATGATCCAGTGGCACattgtccacctcctcctccttcttccctcaGTCAATGTTCACAGCCTCAAAAAAAAGACACACGGCTTTAAACCAAATGGAGAAGCTCCATCTGAAGTGACGAGTACCTCTGTAAAGGATCCAGCTTTACGTCCAGTCCTCACGTGTGCTCAGCGCAGGAACGGGACCGGGTCCATTTGTTTCTGCCGCCTTCGGGCTGATCGTTCCGGCTTCGCAGTGTTGTCTCAGACGTTCCTATGCTTATTTTACACACGTTTGTCACGGGAACACAGGCGCGCACCGTGCTCGCTAGAAACTGGCAACCGTCAATATACATTCTCAGGGATTTCTCTTTAAAAAGGCAAACAAGAGAACAAAAGCATTTTATTGTCTTGTATATATGAAAGTATATGTctgaatattaaaaaatgtataTGTTAACTAATTTATGACAGAATATTCTATGTAAGGCACAATACTTGAAGCTGCAGTACCTGGTTTTAGAAACAAGAGAAACATATCAGAAGGACTTCAGAAAGTTTGCCTTGCGTTGCACCAGGGCGCAGTTCAACGTCTGGGTTGGAtctgcagacacagtctctCCCCAACATGAACGTGCTTTGAGGATTGTGGAAGCGGGACAAAGACAAgtctgtggaggcagagcaACATTTACGTCATTCGGTCACAAAGCAGCGCCTCTGACATCGGCTGCGTAGGACTCAGTTGGATGGCATTTTCTTTTAGGATTTTGATGGTTTCAGGCTCATGTTTTGGAAACTTTCCCCATAATTGGATTACTAATTgtattttgctgtttgctgcttaGGATACTTCACAGAAAGACTGTTGCAATTATAGCGGAAACATGAAGAATGTGTTCGTCAATGCTTCATTTCGCAGGTCTATAAATTCCAAATTATTTTTTATACCATTAACGTGGACACAGAGGAAAGCAG
Protein-coding sequences here:
- the zswim6 gene encoding zinc finger SWIM domain-containing protein 6, whose translation is MAERAQQPPAKRLCCRPGYNATCRQGQRAAGSPCGGSAAAHGDSSRSPETLLDIAARRVAEKWPFQRVEERFERIPEPVQRRIVYWSFPRSEREICMYSSFNTDEEEMGSSGESGDETRLPFRRGIGLLESGCVDNVLQVGFHLSGTVREPATSSEPELLFSVSVSFDRCKITAVTCSCGNKDIFYCAHVVALALYRIRKPEQVKLRLPISETLFQMNRDQLQKFVQYLITVHHTEVLPTAQKLADEILSQNSEINQVHGAPDPTAGASVDDENCWHLDEEQVQEQVKQFLSQGVYYGSGKQLNLLFSKVREMLKMRDSNGARMLSLITEQFMGDPRLVVFSQPGTGMSDKYRQLWDELGALWTCIVLNPHIKPEQKALWLRQLRKWSSVDVCPLEDDHNGNELTNDLLEAHPVNPDLLTRPHRTLFTRAIEACDLHWQDPHLQHIITEDHYTNYCYHDNLNSSLFDTRGWPLWHEHVPTACARVDALRSHGYPKEALRLAIAIVNTLKRQQQKHLEYFRTHKKELLHKGVTSITNPEGWVGHPLDPIGTLFRTLMEIGGGSEDGAAASGSLGPGRRPVQCLLEEGESFLSLAVEAALIGLGQQRAMPDSLYSQEKFCRNQEHLLAKLQEVGSDSLVKIIRRQAVYLLEAGPYSGLGEIIHRESVPMQTFAKYLFNSLLPHDVELAYKIALRAMRLLVLDTRASGDPNHIVRSVVSSHYPRWYVLNHIEVQQCVLASTMLTAAKGDARRLQIVLESIQKNIHSSTHIFKLAQDAFKIATLMDSLPDITLLKVSLELGLQVMRMTLSALNWRRREMVRWLVTCATEVGVFALDSIMQTWFTLFTPTEATSVVASTVMSNSTIVRMNLDCHQQENLANSARTLALQCAMKDPQNCALSALTLCEKDHIAFETAYQIVLDAAATGMNYTQLFTIARYMEHRGYPMRAYKLATLAMAHLNLSYNQDTHPAINDVLWACALSHSLGKNELAAVIPLVVKSVKCATVLSDILRRCTLTTPGMVALHSRRNSGKLMSLDKAPLRQLLDATIGAYINTTHSRLTHISPRHYSEFIEFLSKARETFLMAHDGHIQFTQFIDNLKQIYKGKKKLMMLVRERFG